From Chryseobacterium joostei, the proteins below share one genomic window:
- a CDS encoding HlyD family secretion protein, translating into MAQKQLTQKEKRINKTITLLAWILIISGVTGMVSFYLFTRKNITTNDAQIEQYITPVSSKVSGFIKTIKFNENQFVHKGDTLLIIDNREFVNQVHMAEANLHANTENITTIQSGVNTKESDTKIIDAKIASAKIDIWRTEQDYKRYKNLLAEDAATEQDFENVKASYEQSKANMLALEQQKNAIKAGASEQQTKVAPAKSQIQQSSASLNNAKLFLSYTVITAPYDGWVGKKTIQEGQLIKEGQALVQMVSKEKWIIANYKETQLGQIDQKQEVIITADAYPGIEFKGKILSVSPASGSQFSLVKPDNATGNFVKIEQRFPVKIILDNNKENEKLLSGMNVLVSAKKI; encoded by the coding sequence ATGGCACAGAAACAACTGACACAAAAGGAAAAAAGAATCAACAAGACGATTACTTTACTGGCCTGGATCCTAATCATCAGTGGAGTTACAGGAATGGTAAGCTTTTATCTTTTTACAAGGAAGAATATTACAACCAATGATGCGCAGATAGAACAATATATTACTCCCGTTTCCAGTAAGGTTTCAGGATTTATCAAAACCATAAAGTTTAATGAAAATCAATTTGTACATAAGGGAGATACCTTACTGATTATAGACAACAGAGAATTTGTGAATCAGGTACATATGGCTGAAGCTAATCTTCATGCGAACACTGAAAATATTACAACCATCCAAAGTGGCGTAAATACCAAGGAGAGTGATACCAAAATAATTGATGCGAAGATTGCCTCTGCAAAAATTGATATCTGGAGAACTGAACAGGACTATAAAAGATATAAAAATCTATTGGCAGAAGATGCTGCTACTGAACAGGATTTTGAAAATGTAAAGGCTTCCTACGAACAGTCAAAAGCCAATATGCTGGCACTGGAACAACAGAAAAATGCAATCAAGGCCGGAGCCAGCGAACAACAAACAAAAGTTGCTCCTGCAAAAAGCCAGATTCAACAAAGTTCTGCCAGCCTGAATAATGCCAAACTTTTCCTTTCATACACTGTAATCACAGCTCCTTATGATGGCTGGGTGGGTAAAAAAACCATTCAGGAAGGACAATTGATTAAAGAAGGACAGGCATTGGTGCAAATGGTAAGCAAGGAAAAATGGATCATTGCCAATTACAAGGAGACCCAGCTTGGACAAATCGACCAAAAACAAGAAGTTATCATTACAGCAGACGCTTATCCCGGTATTGAATTCAAGGGAAAGATACTTTCTGTTTCCCCGGCATCAGGATCCCAGTTTTCTCTGGTAAAACCGGATAATGCAACCGGAAACTTCGTAAAGATTGAACAAAGGTTTCCTGTAAAAATTATTCTTGACAATAATAAAGAAAACGAAAAACTGCTTTCCGGAATGAATGTTCTGGTAAGCGCGAAGAAGATATGA
- a CDS encoding MFS transporter, translating to MQHNTVYHKWVPQWLKLPILVLALFPHLMLLSLLHSNSAFTSSFMDVDSDDIQYLMILMYGTFVVTLLVLQRFMAYFSVKYYVLLMSSISVIILYVLSITNDYHVILVIRFLEGIFGLLEGAIFLPLIIAELKTRHAKVLAYLFMYSIMLTGGTVTTSLLKSSIENYDFQHMVLMMVYFHVFVLIIGIAIFNKNRFFPKKPLYQLDISSWFLLWVCLQAGGYAIIYGKRLMWFESDTIIMCLFIFLLSGGLFMLKQRNSKRPLFHFEVFSSKNVIAGMILFFIFYLIRSGLNNVYSIMATVWKWPWDYIVNIQYWNVAGTLLGVLLSGICLIKGVSSRIVFFTGFLLLAVDCAWFTYTFYPDTTLSTICPPLFLQGVAQGLLFTPLVFFLISGMPEEYVANASALGTTTRFWTTAIGYALMQNLMLFLTLKHSDTLSFNLTDTNPIFYSQWNQIFGSNISKLPVNESLSMTAGAFKAKITAQSILLSNMEIFTGLFWLALITAILLLLYHPVKIAVRNIM from the coding sequence ATGCAACATAATACTGTCTATCATAAATGGGTGCCACAATGGCTAAAGCTGCCAATTCTTGTGCTGGCTTTATTTCCCCACCTGATGTTATTGTCACTATTACATTCCAACAGTGCTTTCACATCTTCCTTTATGGATGTAGATTCGGACGACATCCAATACCTAATGATTTTGATGTATGGGACATTTGTGGTTACCCTTTTAGTTTTACAGCGATTTATGGCTTATTTCAGCGTAAAGTACTATGTTCTGTTGATGTCTTCCATCTCGGTAATCATCCTTTATGTTTTATCCATCACCAATGATTATCACGTTATTTTAGTCATCAGGTTTCTGGAAGGTATTTTCGGATTGCTTGAAGGAGCCATTTTCCTTCCCTTGATTATTGCAGAATTAAAAACAAGACACGCCAAAGTCCTGGCCTACTTATTCATGTATTCCATTATGCTTACGGGAGGAACAGTAACGACCTCTTTACTAAAGTCCAGTATTGAAAACTATGACTTCCAGCATATGGTTCTCATGATGGTTTATTTTCATGTTTTTGTACTTATCATAGGGATAGCCATTTTTAACAAAAACAGATTTTTCCCTAAAAAACCGTTGTATCAATTGGATATTTCCAGCTGGTTTTTGCTTTGGGTATGTCTGCAGGCCGGTGGTTATGCTATAATTTACGGAAAAAGGCTGATGTGGTTTGAATCTGATACCATCATCATGTGTCTCTTCATATTTTTACTTTCCGGTGGATTATTCATGCTTAAACAGAGAAACTCAAAAAGACCATTGTTCCATTTTGAGGTTTTCAGTTCTAAAAATGTAATCGCAGGGATGATTCTGTTTTTTATCTTTTATTTGATTCGATCAGGACTTAATAATGTCTACAGTATTATGGCAACAGTCTGGAAATGGCCTTGGGATTATATTGTAAACATCCAATACTGGAATGTTGCAGGAACACTTTTAGGCGTTCTTTTATCAGGAATATGTCTTATTAAGGGAGTTTCATCAAGAATTGTATTTTTTACAGGATTTCTTTTACTGGCAGTTGATTGCGCTTGGTTTACCTATACTTTTTATCCGGACACTACCCTTTCCACTATTTGTCCTCCTTTATTTTTACAAGGAGTAGCACAGGGATTATTGTTTACTCCACTTGTATTTTTCTTAATCTCAGGAATGCCTGAAGAATATGTTGCCAATGCCTCAGCCCTCGGAACTACAACTCGTTTCTGGACCACAGCAATTGGATATGCATTAATGCAAAACCTGATGCTCTTTCTAACATTAAAACATTCTGATACCCTAAGCTTCAATCTTACAGATACCAATCCAATCTTCTACAGCCAATGGAATCAGATTTTTGGATCCAATATTTCAAAACTACCGGTCAACGAATCCCTTTCTATGACTGCAGGAGCTTTTAAAGCGAAAATAACAGCCCAATCCATATTACTTTCCAATATGGAGATTTTTACCGGATTATTTTGGCTGGCATTAATTACGGCCATTCTATTACTCCTTTATCATCCCGTAAAAATAGCAGTAAGAAATATTATGTAA